In Serinicoccus marinus DSM 15273, the genomic stretch CGCCCTGTGCCTGTCCGGGGGCGGCTTCCGTGCCGCCCTGTTCCACCTCGGTGCCGTGCGGCGCCTCGATGAGCTCGGCGTCCTGGGCTCCCTGCGCAGCCTCAGCGCGGTCTCCGGCGGGGCCGTGCTGGCCACCCTGCTGCTGCACCCTGACCTGGAGTGGCCCGACGCCGACGGCGGCACCGGACCCGGCGGCGGACGCGTCGGCGGGCTGGAGGAGCTCGTCGCAGCACCGCTGCTCGCCCTCACCCGCCGCAACCTGCGCACCCCGGCGCTGCTGTCGCGGGTCAGCCCCCGCGGCTGGGGTCGACCGGACCCGAGCGTGCAGGTGCTGGCTGACGAGCTCGAGCGCGCGGTCCCGTGGTGGGGCACCGACCTGCGCGAGCACCGCCGCCGAGGTGGCCCCGTGGTGCTCACCGGGGTGACCGAGATCGGCTACGGCGTCTCCTGGCTCTTCGCCGACCCCCGGTCGGCGGGACCGCGCGGCCGGATCGGCGACCACCGCCTCGGGCACGCCGCCCCGCCGCCGGGGCTGCGGCTGGTCGACTCCGTGGCCGCCTCCTGCGCCTACCCGCCGTTCTTCGGCCCGCTGGAGCTGGACGGTGCCGACCTCGGGCTCACCGGCGGTGCGGCCGACCCGGACGAGCCGGAGGCGGTGCGTGAGGCGATCCGACGCCGCATCCAACTGGTGGACGGCGGGGTCTACGACAACCTCGCCCTGGAGCCGGTGTGGTCCGACCACGCGACGGTGCTGGTCAGCGATGGTGGAGCGGTCTTCGGAGGGCGACCGGCAGGGTCGGTGCTCAGCCGTCTCGGGCGGCTGCTGTCCATCGCCTCCAGCGGCGGGCAGACCGCGAGGCTGCGATGGTTGCGGGCAGGCTTCGCCGCCGGCACGCTCGCGGGGGCGACGTGGTCGCTGGACTCGCCCGCCGACCTGCGGCGCGGGTCCGGTCCCGGCTCGCCGGGACCGCTGCTCGACGGGTATGACCCCGAGGTCGTCGGGGCGATCCACCGGGTGCGGACCGACCTGGACGCCTTCAGCCCCGAGGAGCAGATGGTCCTGTGCCGGTACGGCTACCTCGTGGCGGACGCCTCGATCCGGCGGCACAGCCCGCAGGTGGTGCGCCGCGACGCGGCGCTGCTGCCGCCCCACCCGCAGGTCGCCGCGGGCGCCGACGCCCTGTCCGCGCTGCGCGACTCCGGTCGGATCACCGCCCTCGGGCGGCGCTGAGCGACGGGGTGTGCCGCACAGCGGGCGCACAGCAACCACCTAGACGCCGCACGGGGTGGCAGGATGAACTTCCACCATGACGCCAGCCGCAGCCCCCGCCCTCACCCGCCTCGACGGGACCCCCGTGCGCGTCCTCGTCGTCGACGACGAGGCGCACCTGACCGAGCTGCTGTCGATGGCGCTGCGCTACGAGGGCTGGGAGGTGCGCGCCGCGGGCACCGGGATGGACGCGGTGCGGGTGGCCCGCGAGTTCTCCCCGGACGCCGTGGTGCTGGACATGATGCTGCCCGACTTCGACGGCCTCGAGGTGTTGCGCCGGATGCGGGCCGGTGAGCCGGACGTCCCGGTGCTCTTCCTCACCGCCAAGGATGCCGTGGAGGACCGGGTCGCCGGGCTGACGGCGGGCGGTGACGACTACGTCACCAAGCCGTTCAGCCTCGAGGAGGTCGTCGCCCGGGTGCGAGCCCTCATGCGGCGCACCGCCGTGGTCGCCCAGGAGTCCGGCTCGGTGCTCGTCGTCGGTGACCTGACGCTGGACGAGGACAGCCACGAGGTGGCGCGCGCCGGGACCGAGATCACGCTCACCGCCACGGAGTTCGAGCTGCTGCGCTTCCTCATGCGCAACCCGCGTCGCGTGCTGTCCAAGGCGCAGATCCTGGACCGGGTGTGGAACTACGACTTCGGGGGCCAGGCCAACATCGTCGAGCTCTACATCTCCTACCTGCGCAAGAAGATCGACCTCGACCGCGAGCCCATGATCCACACGATGCGTGGGGCCGGCTACGTCCTCAAGCCAGCCGCGGGATCCTGAGCGTGGCCCGTCGGCCCAGGTCGCTGCGCGTCAAGATCGTCACCTCCGTGGTGGCGATCTTCGCGTGCGTGCTCCTCGTCTCCGGGGTCGCCACCGTCCTCGCGCTGCGGCACACCCTCGTCGGGCAGCTCGACGAGGACCTGCGCCTGTCCAGCGAGCGGGTGGGGGACGAGGTCGGGGGCGGCTTCGACCAGCCGCCACCGGCCGGGCCGGGGGAGGACCTCGACGAGCGCGGTCCCGCCCGCCCGCCAGGAGGCGGCGACCGCTCGCTCGCCGTCGTGCTGCGCGACGGCGAGGCGGTGGTGAACTCCGTGGTCACGACGGACAACCGGCTGGGCTCGCTGGACGACGCCCAGCTGGCCCTGCTGGAGCAGGCGGCGCAGGACGCCGCCGGGTCGCCCACGGGGTCCGAGCCGTTCTCCGTGGACCTCGGCGCCGGGGTGGGGGACTATCGGGTGGTGGTGGAGGACGGTGCCCAGGGCGACACGCTGCTGACCGGGCTGCCCCTGGCGGGGGTCACGGACACGACGCGCCAGGTCGTGCTCATCCTGCTGCCGGCGGCGCTGCTGTCGCTCCTCGCGGCGGGTGCGGGCTCGGCGTGGCTGGTGCGGCGGGACCTGGCACCCCTGGACCGGGTCGCGGCGACCGCGCGGCGGGTCTCCCAGCAACGGCTGGAGCGGGGCGAGGTGGCGGTCGAGGACCGGGTGCCGGCGTCGGCCACGGAGGCGGGGACCGAGGTGGGGCAGGTCGGGCAGGCGCTCAACGAGCTCCTGGACACCATGGAGTCCGCGCTGTCGGTGCGTCATGCCAGCGAGCAGCGGGTGCGCCAGTTCGTCGCGGACGCCTCGCACGAGCTGCGGACGCCGCTCGCCTCGATCCGCGGGTATGCCGAGCTCTCCCGCCGGGAGAGCCAGCCGGTGCCCCCGGGAGTCCGGCACGCCCTGGACCGGGTGGAGGCCGAGTCGCTGCGCATGCAGGGCCTGGTCGAGGACCTGCTGCTGCTGGCGCGGCTCGACGCGGGTCGGCCGCTGGAGCGGGAGCCGGTCGACCTCACCCTCGTCTGCCTGGACACCGTCAGCGATGCCCGCGCCGCCGGGCAGGACCACACCTGGGTGCTCGACCTGCCCGAGGACCCGGTGGAGCTCGTCGGCGACGAGGCGCGGCTGCGGCAGGTGCTGGTCAACCTGCTCGCGAACGCCCGCACCCACACCCCGCCCGGGACGACCGTGACGACCGGGCTCCGGGCCACCGCCGACGCGGTCGAGGTGGTCGTCGAGGACGACGGACCAGGCATACCCGAGCGGCTGCAGGAGACCGTCTTCGAGCGCTTCGCCCGCGGCGAGGACTCCCGCTCCCGGGCCGCCGGGAGCACGGGGCTCGGGCTCTCGATCGTCGCCGCGGTGGCCCGGGCGCACGACGGCCACGTCAGGGTGGAGTCCCGACCGGGCCAGACCCGCTTCGTCTTGACGCTGCCGCGCGAGGGGGCGCGGTGAGCGCGGTCGGGCCGCTCGACAGCGCGCTCACGCTGCCCGCGCAGACGTCGGTGGAGCCGGGGAGGTATGCCCGGCTCCGGGAGCTGGTGAGGGCCGGTGGGGTGGTGGCGCTCACCGGGGCGGGGATGTCGACGGCCAGCGGCATCCCGGACTACCGCGGACCGGACGGGACCCGTCGGGTGCAACCGATGCAGCACGGGGAGTTCGTCGGGTCGGCGGACGTGCGACGGCGCTACTGGGCCCGGGCCTACGTCGGCTGGACCCGCTTCGCGGCCGCACGGCCCAACGCCGCGCACCGCGCGGTCGCCGAC encodes the following:
- a CDS encoding patatin-like phospholipase family protein; this translates as MLPASAHQSPFHGPPPADPVLAQLEAARATAHHGPSARRPRRGSALCLSGGGFRAALFHLGAVRRLDELGVLGSLRSLSAVSGGAVLATLLLHPDLEWPDADGGTGPGGGRVGGLEELVAAPLLALTRRNLRTPALLSRVSPRGWGRPDPSVQVLADELERAVPWWGTDLREHRRRGGPVVLTGVTEIGYGVSWLFADPRSAGPRGRIGDHRLGHAAPPPGLRLVDSVAASCAYPPFFGPLELDGADLGLTGGAADPDEPEAVREAIRRRIQLVDGGVYDNLALEPVWSDHATVLVSDGGAVFGGRPAGSVLSRLGRLLSIASSGGQTARLRWLRAGFAAGTLAGATWSLDSPADLRRGSGPGSPGPLLDGYDPEVVGAIHRVRTDLDAFSPEEQMVLCRYGYLVADASIRRHSPQVVRRDAALLPPHPQVAAGADALSALRDSGRITALGRR
- a CDS encoding response regulator transcription factor, with product MTPAAAPALTRLDGTPVRVLVVDDEAHLTELLSMALRYEGWEVRAAGTGMDAVRVAREFSPDAVVLDMMLPDFDGLEVLRRMRAGEPDVPVLFLTAKDAVEDRVAGLTAGGDDYVTKPFSLEEVVARVRALMRRTAVVAQESGSVLVVGDLTLDEDSHEVARAGTEITLTATEFELLRFLMRNPRRVLSKAQILDRVWNYDFGGQANIVELYISYLRKKIDLDREPMIHTMRGAGYVLKPAAGS
- a CDS encoding sensor histidine kinase, whose product is MARRPRSLRVKIVTSVVAIFACVLLVSGVATVLALRHTLVGQLDEDLRLSSERVGDEVGGGFDQPPPAGPGEDLDERGPARPPGGGDRSLAVVLRDGEAVVNSVVTTDNRLGSLDDAQLALLEQAAQDAAGSPTGSEPFSVDLGAGVGDYRVVVEDGAQGDTLLTGLPLAGVTDTTRQVVLILLPAALLSLLAAGAGSAWLVRRDLAPLDRVAATARRVSQQRLERGEVAVEDRVPASATEAGTEVGQVGQALNELLDTMESALSVRHASEQRVRQFVADASHELRTPLASIRGYAELSRRESQPVPPGVRHALDRVEAESLRMQGLVEDLLLLARLDAGRPLEREPVDLTLVCLDTVSDARAAGQDHTWVLDLPEDPVELVGDEARLRQVLVNLLANARTHTPPGTTVTTGLRATADAVEVVVEDDGPGIPERLQETVFERFARGEDSRSRAAGSTGLGLSIVAAVARAHDGHVRVESRPGQTRFVLTLPREGAR